The genomic DNA AGCCTCTTTTACGCTAAACTTATCGCTAACTAGCTTATAAACAAAGGCTTCTGGTATAACTTTAGCCGGGCACTGCTGCAAAAACACTCTGCCGCTTCCCTTAGCCCCGCTCGCACAAGGATAAGCACCGCAAAAATGAGAGTAATAACACGCGTTTCTACCAAGATCGTTCTTAGACAAAATGGCTCTAGGGGTCGGAAGTGGCGTTAGCCCAAGCTCTATCGCAGCTTTATCAAACCACTTTGCGGCGGCGTTTTCTTCTAGCTTTTCGTATGGGAACTCGGCCATACTTCTGGGTTCGCTAAATTTATGTTTTACGACTTTGCCAGATACGCCTACGACTTTTTCAACCTTTGCATAATACGGTTCAAGCTCGTCATAGCTTATAGGCCAGTCTGCGACGTTTGCGCCTTCTATCTCTCCATAAACACTTTTTAGTTTAAAATCGTTCGGTTTTAAACGATGAAAAAATCCACTCATCAAATTTGAGCTTCCACCTACAAGAGAGCCGTTCCAAAAGCTCCAAGTACCGTTATATCTACTTACTTCGCCGTTTGGCTCTTTTTCTATTACTATATGATACTCGTCTTTTAAATTTGGCGCAAACATTTTACGCCTTGAAATGGCTAACTCGTCTTTGCTAAAATCCTCTTCTTTATAAAACTTGCCTTTTTCTAAAACTACTATGCTAAATCCGGCTCTGCTTAGCTCGTACGCAACAGGGCTTGCTCCAGCTCCGCTGCCTATTATGCAGACGTCATATATCATTTACTACCTTTAAATTCGGAAATTTATTTATAAAAACGGTGTTTTGGGCTGAGGAAGTCCGGTCTCGTGAGAGATCCATTTCCAACCGTTTTCATCTGTATTTGCACCATAAATAGGATCACTAAAAACCGCTTCTGAGCAAAAAACAAGCATATCATATATCCAGCTTTCTCCCCACTCTTCATCTTTCGAAACAATTTCTAAAAGATCATTTTGCTTTTTATCGGATAAACTTAAATAATCAGACTCATACTGTTTTATACTAACATCATTTAGCCAAATCACACCATTTACGATAAAATTTTTAGCTCCTATAGAAACTTTAGAATGCGATATAATAATCTTTAAATATGACAAAACATCTATATTTAACTGAGTTATAATAGGAAAAAGATGCTTTGAAACACTATTTAATATGTTATAAATTTCATCTTTTGACAGAGTTTTGTCAGCCAAAATATTTTCATCTTGAGCAAATAAATTTATAGGTGCGGCAGAAAATGCCATAGCCCCGTAAGCGACTTTTACAAAAGAGCGTCTATCTTTCATATCTATTCATCACTGCATCAAGACTGATCTTGCCGGCTCCAAACGAGAATATAGCAAAAAGCATAACTAGATAATAAAGCGGAACTTCAAAGCCGTTATTTGCCAAACTATATCCATTGCCAAAATGTACTGCAAATATCGCCACAAGCACTATTACGATAAGTGGAACACTAATAATTCTAGTAAAAAGCCCAAGTACAAAAAGCGGAACCGCTAAAGCCTCAAATATAGCGACTAAATATACGCTTAAAAACGGAAGTGGAAAACCCATAGAAGCAAACCACTGGGCAGTCGGTTCGATATTTTGCCATTTGGGAACTGCGGTTTCATAAAAACCGTAAGCTAAAACCAAACGTATAATAAGCAAAGAGAGATGTTGGAATTTTAAGCCAAACGTATTAAAAATATTACAGAAATTTTTCATTTATTAATAAACCTCGAAAGAGATGCATGCGGCAAAAGAGCCGCATATTTTGAAGCTATAAAAACTATATCAACCGCCGCACTTACTAGCGCCGCATTTTTCAGTCTTATTTGTCTCTTTAGGCTTTTCTACTTTTGTATCACCGCATTTGCTAGTACCACATTTTTCAGCTGCGCTTAGCGAAGTAGAAAGACCTATCAATAAAAATAGACCTACAAAAATACTAGTTAACTTTTTCATAGTTAAACTCCTTTTAAATTTGAATTGATACGGATGATATTATAATATATTTTAAAATTTAAATTTGTGATTTTCATCACAAAACTATATTAAATTTAGAAATCTTTTCAACTATCTCCAAATCAAAATATCATCTAAATTAAGTCTCATTTTAGCAGGAGCGGTTTCATCACTCATCCCCAAAGCCACAACTAACACAGGTGTAAAGTTGTTAGTTAAATTTATAAAATTTGTTAGTGAAATTTTATCAAATCCGCCTATTATGCAACTTTTTATATCCATACTATATGCGATATTTATGAGATTTGCACATAGCAAATAACATTGCAAACTTGCATAATGTGTTAGCTCATCGTTAGTTTGATGATCAAATCTGTTAGCGAAATATTCCATAGCTTTGTTATATTTTTCAGGTATAGTTTGCTTTCTTTTTACCTGATTTTGTAAAAATTCGCAGCTGCTTTTTAGATCATTTCTAGCTAGTATAATAACCGCGTGAGAACATGCTTTTACTTGATCTTGATTGTTACAAATTTTCCCAAGCTCATCTAGCTCATCAGATTTACTGATAACAACAAATTTCCAAGGCTCAAGCCCGCATGAACTAGGAGTAAGTCTAGCAAAATTCAAAATCTCTTTTATCTTTGCGTTTTCTATCTTTTCGTTTTTAAATTGTCTACACGAAAAGCGATTTTGCATTATATTTTTCAAGGTATATCTCCTTTAAATTTAATTATTTTATAATTTTAGCCTTAGCAGATAAACTCATGATCTTTAGTTCATAAATACTAATTTTCTTAAGCGAACCTTGCACTGCTGTGTTGAAATACTCCATATATTTAGGAGTATATTTTTCGCAAAGTAGGCGCAAAGCTTCTATTTTTTCCTCTTCTTGCGTAATTTCATAAGCTTTGGTTGTAGCTATTGCACTGCAGTATTCAGTAGTAAAAACTCTACCTCCAAGTTCGCTTGCGCTGTCTTTTATACTTTGACAAAACTCATGGCTAGGCGTAGGTACTCTGTTTTGGCTAACGGCGACTAGAGTAACACTCTTGCCATCTTTATACAATCTTGCTTTTGAGCCTGTCTTTGCTCCATGAATGAAAACACTCATGCCATCTCTGGCTACAGAGATAGGAATGCTAAATACCTCACCGTATTCATCTACGCAGCTAAGCGTCGCATACTCGCTCTCGTCTATTATTTTAAGGGCTATTTGTCGGTCTAATTCACGGTCGCTTCGTCGCATAACGCTTCCTTTGCTACGATTAAATTTCTTGCTCAAAAAAATCAGTATCTACCTTATAAATTTTCTTGATTTCTTTGACTTCTACTCCAACTTCGTATTTTAACATCAAATCAGTAAGTCTGTATTTATCTATCAAAATTATAGAATAGTTTTGATGTTCCATGGAGAATTCTATCGCTTCTTTTGTAAAGGTTGAAGTCGTAATAAAAAGCCCTTTTGTTGTTGGTTTATTTGAGAGTGCTCCTGCAAACGCTTGAAGCGTATCACGACCGATTTTGCCCTTGTCATAACGTTTAGCTTGGATATAAATCTTTGAAAATCCAAATAGATCTTCATTTATGATGCCGTCTATTCCACCATCTGCACCATTTTTCGTAAGACTTGATCCGCCCACGTCATAGCCTATCTTTTTCATAAGTTCCAAAGCCAAATTCTCAAAAAATCTAGGCTCACGTTCCAAAATTCGACTAATGATCTCGTCTTTGACTTCTAAATGTATCTCTTCGATATTTGCTTCTAGTTTCTCGTCTGGAGTTTGGATATCGTTTATTAAATTTTGATTTGTCGGCGTCTTGTCATAAAACCATTCGTTAAATTTATTTTCGTCTTTAATAAGCTGCATTCCAAATTCGGTTATTTGATACTCGCCTCTTTTGATACGTTTAATGGCACCGTTTACTTTACTTGAGCCTATCAAATAAGAAATTGCCCAACCCGCTCTATTTTTATACAGCGTATCTCCACTGTTTGTTTTGATGCCTAAATCTTCTTGACTAAATTTATAATAATCAACTAAAAAACCATAAATATCTTGACGAGTAAAAGCATATTTACTCGAAACAAATTTCAAAATCGGAAAAGCCATTTCATTAAATTTTGGAACCATTTTAATATCTCACTCCGTTTTGTTTCAAAAAATCTCTTAAATCGTCGTATTCACTATTTGTAAAGTATCGCCATTTGCCCTCGCCTAGTTGATCTAGGCTAACACGACCAAAACTAACGCGTTTTAGATCCATAACTTCAAGATCAAAATACCCGAAAAATCTTCTTAATTCGCGGTTTTGTCCTTCGTTTATAATGACTTTTAATCTTGTATATCCGCCGCTAAAACTGATGATTTTATATGCCAAAAATGGCTTAAATTCCATAGAAATTTGCTTTGTTCTAGCGTGAGCGCCTTTTGTGGCATCTTTAGCGAAAAATCCCTCTTGCATCGCAGCTATGACGTTTGGAGTTATCTCTCCTTTGATTTTTAGATAGTATTCTCGCTCTATATCACTTCCCATAAGGGCTTCAGCGATCGCAGGAGCGTCAGTAAGAAGCAAAAGTCCCTCGCTAGCAAAATCCAGCCTACCTATGCTTATAAATTTAGAAATACCCCTTGGGAGATTATCATAGATAGTTTTTCTACCGCGATCATCTTTTTTAGTTACTAACTCACCTTTTTGTTTGTTATATACTATAATGCTAAACTCTTTTTTTAGCCTTATAAATCGTCCGTTTATCTTGATTTTATCGTCTTCTTTTACATCTGTTGCTAAGTTGTCGATTACTTTGTTATTGATATTAACTTTACCATTTTTTACTAACTCATCTGCTTCACGGCGTGAGTAATTTGTGTTGTGTGAAATAAATTTATTTATACGCATTATAGTCCTAAACTTGTTAAATCGTGGATATGCAAAGCTCCGATTGGTTTTTTATCTTTTGTTATGATTAGAATTTGAATTTTATACTCCTCTATGAGTTTTAAAGCATCATAGGCTAGCATATTTTCATCTTCTAGCACCTTTGGATTTTTAGTAGCAAATTTAATAGCTTGATCATTTATATTAAAATTCTCGTTACCCAATGCGCGTCTTAGATCGCCATCGCTTAGAACTGCTACTAACAAACCGTTTTTATTTGTTAGTAAAACCGTGCCTAATTTACCATGAGTCATTGAATTAATCGCAAATTTTAAACTAACATCATCACTAACAATAGGCAATTCATCTTTTCTCATCACATCTTTTACTTTTAGATAAAGTCTCTTACCAAGACTACCACCTGGATGAAGCATAGCAAAATCTTCTTTTTTAAATTCTTTTAATTGCATCAAACACACAGCCAAAGCGTCTCCTAAAGCCAAAGTCAAAGTAGTAGAAACAGTAGGCGCGGCACCCAAAGGACAGGCTTCGCGGACTATGTCAAGACTAATAAATGCATCGCTTAACATCTCTAGACTTGAGCCGCTTTTTGCCATTCCTATTATTTTTATACCGCGCTTTTTAATGTGCGGAAGTATCAATAGAAGTTCACTGCTCTCACCGCTAAAACTAATAGCCAAAACAGCATCGTTTTGACTTATCATACCAAGATCGCCATGAAGCGCTTCAGTAGGATGCAAAAAAAAGCTAGGAGTTCCAGTACTTGCCAAAGTGGCTGCTATCTTAGCTCCTACAAGCCCACTCTTACCCACGCCTGATATTATGAGCTTTCCTTTGCAAGAAAATGCTAAATTTACAGCCTTTTCAAATTTAAAATCCAGTAATTCTACTTGTCTTTTTAACTCATCTGCTTCTAAGCTTAATACCTCTTTAGCGATACTCAAAATATCCATTTTTTCTCCGTTTAAATTTACTATCACATCAAATACACAACCGGAACAATGGTAGGGTACTTTTTAATCTTTCTAAATATATGTTTTCTAATAACTTGCCTAATTTGATTTTCTAACGCTCTTTGATCGTGAAGCAATTCATCTTTAACATTGCTTAAAAACTGCAAAAGAACCTCTTCCATCTCTTTGCTAAGGTTTTTACTCTGTCTTTCGCTAACCAAACCATAGCTTATAACACGATTTTGAATTAAAGTTTTAGCATTTTTATCAATCTGAGATATTATAGTTACCACTCCAGCCTCAGCCAATTTTTGTCTATCTATAACAACATCATCAGAAATTTGCTTATTGATTTGATTGTCTATGAAAACCTTACCTGTTTTTACAGTTTTTAATCTTTTTATATATTTTTGACAAACTTCTATCTGATCACCATCGCTCATAAGATAAGTATTTCTCTCATCAACACCACATGCTATAGCAGTCTCTTTGTGTCTTACTATATGATTATACTCGCCATGAACCGGTAAGAAAAATTTAGGTTTTACAAGTCTTAGCATAAGCTTTTGCTCTTCTTGGGCGGCGTGTCCGCTTACATGAATTTCGCTAAAGTCTTGATGAGCTACGCTTGCACCGCTTTTTAAAAGATAATTAAGCACTGTTGAAACACTTGTTTCATTTCCGGGAATCGCTTTTGAGCTGATGATTATCTGATCTGTTGGTTTGATTTTGATATATTTATGTTCATCAGTCGCCATTCTATATAGCGCGCTCATAGTCTCGCCCTGGCTTCCTGTGGTTACTATAAGAACTTC from Campylobacter fetus subsp. fetus includes the following:
- a CDS encoding gluconate 2-dehydrogenase subunit 3 family protein, with the translated sequence MKDRRSFVKVAYGAMAFSAAPINLFAQDENILADKTLSKDEIYNILNSVSKHLFPIITQLNIDVLSYLKIIISHSKVSIGAKNFIVNGVIWLNDVSIKQYESDYLSLSDKKQNDLLEIVSKDEEWGESWIYDMLVFCSEAVFSDPIYGANTDENGWKWISHETGLPQPKTPFL
- a CDS encoding DoxX family protein, which produces MKNFCNIFNTFGLKFQHLSLLIIRLVLAYGFYETAVPKWQNIEPTAQWFASMGFPLPFLSVYLVAIFEALAVPLFVLGLFTRIISVPLIVIVLVAIFAVHFGNGYSLANNGFEVPLYYLVMLFAIFSFGAGKISLDAVMNRYER
- a CDS encoding nitroreductase family protein; this translates as MKNIMQNRFSCRQFKNEKIENAKIKEILNFARLTPSSCGLEPWKFVVISKSDELDELGKICNNQDQVKACSHAVIILARNDLKSSCEFLQNQVKRKQTIPEKYNKAMEYFANRFDHQTNDELTHYASLQCYLLCANLINIAYSMDIKSCIIGGFDKISLTNFINLTNNFTPVLVVALGMSDETAPAKMRLNLDDILIWR
- a CDS encoding pyridoxamine 5'-phosphate oxidase family protein; protein product: MRRSDRELDRQIALKIIDESEYATLSCVDEYGEVFSIPISVARDGMSVFIHGAKTGSKARLYKDGKSVTLVAVSQNRVPTPSHEFCQSIKDSASELGGRVFTTEYCSAIATTKAYEITQEEEKIEALRLLCEKYTPKYMEYFNTAVQGSLKKISIYELKIMSLSAKAKIIK
- a CDS encoding restriction endonuclease, whose product is MVPKFNEMAFPILKFVSSKYAFTRQDIYGFLVDYYKFSQEDLGIKTNSGDTLYKNRAGWAISYLIGSSKVNGAIKRIKRGEYQITEFGMQLIKDENKFNEWFYDKTPTNQNLINDIQTPDEKLEANIEEIHLEVKDEIISRILEREPRFFENLALELMKKIGYDVGGSSLTKNGADGGIDGIINEDLFGFSKIYIQAKRYDKGKIGRDTLQAFAGALSNKPTTKGLFITTSTFTKEAIEFSMEHQNYSIILIDKYRLTDLMLKYEVGVEVKEIKKIYKVDTDFFEQEI
- a CDS encoding pseudouridine synthase — translated: MRINKFISHNTNYSRREADELVKNGKVNINNKVIDNLATDVKEDDKIKINGRFIRLKKEFSIIVYNKQKGELVTKKDDRGRKTIYDNLPRGISKFISIGRLDFASEGLLLLTDAPAIAEALMGSDIEREYYLKIKGEITPNVIAAMQEGFFAKDATKGAHARTKQISMEFKPFLAYKIISFSGGYTRLKVIINEGQNRELRRFFGYFDLEVMDLKRVSFGRVSLDQLGEGKWRYFTNSEYDDLRDFLKQNGVRY
- a CDS encoding KpsF/GutQ family sugar-phosphate isomerase, with the translated sequence MDILSIAKEVLSLEADELKRQVELLDFKFEKAVNLAFSCKGKLIISGVGKSGLVGAKIAATLASTGTPSFFLHPTEALHGDLGMISQNDAVLAISFSGESSELLLILPHIKKRGIKIIGMAKSGSSLEMLSDAFISLDIVREACPLGAAPTVSTTLTLALGDALAVCLMQLKEFKKEDFAMLHPGGSLGKRLYLKVKDVMRKDELPIVSDDVSLKFAINSMTHGKLGTVLLTNKNGLLVAVLSDGDLRRALGNENFNINDQAIKFATKNPKVLEDENMLAYDALKLIEEYKIQILIITKDKKPIGALHIHDLTSLGL